AGTATACATTTCTTTAAGACATTTCATCGAACATATTACCACAAAACTCAAGTAAAACCAACCTAACAATATGAATAAACTTTAGCTGGTGCATTAAGCACAAACAATCTTACTTGATAAGAAAATACATATAATTCATATTTGAGCGGGGAAACTTGGAACAACATATTTGTTGAAGTTGAGGATTAATTCAGACCAAAGATCACTGTTAGATGTTAACGACAACTCATGGAACGGTGGAACCAAAAAAAAATGCGGGTAATGAGTTAGAGGAATCCGATACATAACTTTAAGAGAAAGaaaaaccaacaacaacaacaccaataaCCAAAAACTATTTTCGTGGAGATGTTATACTTGCAAGTGGAAATGGGGGATACACAGGTAGAAGTTTATATACTTGAAATTTTGATCGAGCGTTTCAGAAAGACAGAAACCATAAGGATTGACATGAATGAGGCATAATGGGGTGGTTAATGCTTTTGAATGGTAATTTAGATTCGTAACAGACCATAGACGAATAAATGGATGCAAATATAAACTTTGAACCGGTAAAATTTATAGTTGAATGACTCACATACGTTGGATTAGGGAGTAGAAAATGTGTGCGTTCTCAACCGAGATTTATCTCTTGCACTCTTCCACATATCAAAAATAATGGGAGCCGTCAATCTTTGTAGATGGTTCATGTATAGCCGTCAGATAGGcaaaaacacatttgtttttgtaagataaagACAGGGAGGTAACTAATATTGAGAACAGAAAAATCCACTAATGAAAAACAAAttagacaaaaaaaaatcttcattcctatTCCAATTTTCCAACGTCTTTTTCTTCCGAAGCATCGTCATATCCACCACCACTTTAACACCAATCATCCGTGACAAGCACaccacttcaaaaaaaaaaaaattaaaaacagaaaTTGGTTTCCGTTTAGTTAAATTAAGATTTTGATTCGGTAAAAATTGGTGTTTTAATTCAGAAATTgggtttttgatttgttttattaAATAAGGTGTTGGTTTAATCAGAGAAAAAGAATGTGTTGCTTCGATTGATTTTGACAGAATGATTGATGGCAGTAATCTAGGGTTAGAAACGACTGTTGTATTAGCGATAGATGTAATTTTGGTAGAGGAAACCCTAAAAAGGGTTTtatcagagaaaataattggattTCAGGAGCTGCttcttcaattgaattttttgttgagtATGTTCGTGGAGTTATGGAGAGAGGAAGAGGAATTGATTGGATTTGGGGAGCTGCTTCTTCAACGGGTTGTGGGGTTATGCAGAGTAGTTGAATTTGTTCATGTGATTATGCAGACAAAGGAGAAATTGATTGGATTTTGACAGATCTGATTTTTCAACTGAGCTTTTGGTTCATGGGGTTATGCAGAGAGGTGTTTGCAGATGCGGAAGTGGAAAATGAATTTAGGGTGTTGGGAAGACTTTTTTGGTAAAGTAAAAGGGCATAACAGTAAATTAAAGTagtaaataaatttatttatctattttcagTAATTAGCAAACAAAAGTTAAACTCTACCAAGACAATTCCGGTCACGTTATTTCCATGTACCAAACGCCAAGCTAgataaatgttagaccaaactcaaaagttggacaaaatcTGATCACCAAAAACAAAAGAACCCATAATTTGTTCAATCTTGTTGGCTTGCAAATATCAAATAGTGTAACAATAATCTTATTTCAAATGAAAATGAGAAATCATTAAAGATAATTTTTAAACCCATCGAGGAAAAAAACTCTGAGTTGATATTGATAATGTGGAATTCTTTTGAAACATGCTTTTATCTGGCCCAGAAAGTCGATATTTTGCTCCTTACCATTTCTAGGGCTAATAATAGCTTGCTCTGCCATGAGGCCAGTGACAAAATCTTACGTTTATTATTGAAATAGTACGTAAAGCAGAAAAAACCCACTTCCAGTTCTACTAACGTTCAATTTGGTCACATTTTATTCTCTTTTATTGAGCATTCTTCAaccataaaaaagaaaagaaaaaaaaacacaagcaATCATACGATTTTTAAAATGGGAAGAAATAGCACGAGAAGTGATGAGGCTATCAGGTATAGATTTCTTGGTTTTCCGACAGAAAGCTGCGGAGCGTTATTAGAATTCGAACCATTCCTAGGAGTTCCGCCGTTAATCGAAGGTGGTTGAACATTTGTTGTCGGGGTTGGGGGTGAGGCTGCGCCGTCATTTACAGAAGGTGGCTGGACATTAATTATTGGGGGTGACGCTGCTCCGTCATTTACGGAAGGCGGCTGAACATTTATTGTCGGGGGTGACGCCGGTGACACTGCTGGAAATGGAGGAAATATATCATTCCTTGAATCGACAATTCTATCAGTACC
Above is a genomic segment from Papaver somniferum cultivar HN1 unplaced genomic scaffold, ASM357369v1 unplaced-scaffold_18341, whole genome shotgun sequence containing:
- the LOC113338175 gene encoding branchpoint-bridging protein-like produces the protein MIGHNIVFNREKMVLGWKASNCTDRIVDSRNDIFPPFPAVSPASPPTINVQPPSVNDGAASPPIINVQPPSVNDGAASPPTPTTNVQPPSINGGTPRNGSNSNNAPQLSVGKPRNLYLIASSLLVLFLPILKIV